A single Dehalococcoidia bacterium DNA region contains:
- a CDS encoding baseplate J/gp47 family protein — MTKGAGGSRGSSSPYALGHDQPSAGPLSSAPTVLPVEPDDDIGSLREKLDLAESRRVVLVVPRSARLFRNPVRLKLLRRYARQVAREVAIVAEDGEVRRLARAEGFRVARSVEAVSFAPGARSLALPAISPAGLIAGGALLALILLACSTASALLVPSATVEIAPVATPVTEVLTVRASRQARGVNADQRTVSARLVTAEAEASDTTEATGRKSAPTERAKARVTITNRNPQDGQFTLPRGTLVRTLGNIQFALDDAVVVPASPAPVQVGVTAVEPGVSGNVAARAITAFSDPALNTRATVVNEQPATGGAQSETPFVTLADRNRLRQTVIEKLRAAGYAQLYDTKRPNESIYRETVQVTVVEETFDRLLDEEASTVTIRARARVSAIAFTSDDVLELGQRVARAQVPPGQQILPGSLTVAPLGLVGADDDAVSFNLSVTYLAIPQIDEAQIKSAIAGQPVGQAERYLASTLQLRRPPTISVWPGGLPWLPRLTQRLELRIVGS, encoded by the coding sequence ATGACGAAGGGAGCCGGCGGCAGCCGCGGCTCGTCCTCTCCATACGCTCTCGGCCACGACCAGCCGTCTGCCGGACCCCTGAGCAGCGCCCCGACTGTGCTCCCCGTCGAGCCTGACGACGATATCGGCTCGCTGCGCGAAAAACTTGACCTCGCCGAGAGCCGTCGCGTGGTGCTCGTCGTTCCGCGCAGTGCCCGCCTCTTTCGCAACCCCGTCCGGCTGAAACTGCTCCGTCGCTATGCGCGCCAGGTCGCGCGCGAGGTTGCGATCGTCGCTGAGGATGGCGAGGTGCGGCGCTTGGCGCGGGCAGAAGGGTTCCGCGTTGCGCGCTCTGTTGAGGCGGTTTCTTTTGCTCCGGGCGCCCGGTCGCTCGCGTTGCCGGCGATTTCGCCGGCGGGGCTGATCGCCGGCGGTGCGCTCCTCGCCCTCATCCTGCTCGCCTGTTCGACCGCGTCGGCGCTTCTCGTGCCGAGCGCGACGGTCGAGATCGCGCCCGTCGCCACGCCGGTCACCGAGGTGCTGACCGTCCGCGCCTCGCGCCAAGCGCGCGGGGTCAATGCCGACCAGCGCACCGTGTCAGCGCGGCTGGTGACGGCGGAAGCCGAGGCGTCGGATACAACCGAGGCGACGGGGAGAAAATCGGCCCCGACCGAACGCGCCAAAGCCCGGGTCACGATCACCAATCGGAACCCGCAGGACGGGCAGTTCACCCTTCCGCGGGGGACGCTGGTGCGGACACTGGGCAACATCCAGTTTGCGCTTGATGACGCCGTCGTAGTGCCCGCTTCCCCGGCGCCCGTGCAGGTAGGAGTGACAGCGGTGGAGCCCGGCGTCTCTGGCAATGTCGCTGCCCGCGCTATCACCGCCTTCTCCGACCCGGCGCTGAACACCCGGGCGACCGTGGTCAATGAGCAGCCGGCGACGGGCGGGGCTCAGAGCGAAACCCCCTTCGTTACGCTTGCCGACCGCAATCGGCTGCGCCAGACGGTGATCGAAAAGCTTCGCGCCGCAGGCTATGCCCAGCTGTATGATACGAAGCGTCCCAACGAGTCGATCTACCGCGAGACGGTGCAGGTGACGGTGGTCGAAGAGACGTTCGACCGGCTGCTCGACGAAGAAGCGAGCACCGTCACAATCCGAGCGCGAGCGCGGGTCTCCGCGATCGCTTTCACGTCGGACGATGTTCTCGAGCTTGGACAGCGGGTCGCGCGCGCGCAGGTGCCGCCGGGCCAGCAGATCCTGCCGGGCAGTCTTACCGTCGCGCCCCTTGGGCTGGTGGGGGCAGACGACGATGCGGTTTCCTTTAATTTAAGCGTGACGTATCTCGCTATTCCCCAGATCGACGAGGCGCAGATCAAATCGGCAATTGCGGGGCAGCCGGTCGGTCAAGCTGAGCGCTATCTCGCTTCCACGCTCCAGCTTCGCCGCCCGCCGACGATCTCGGTCTGGCCGGGCGGTCTGCCGTGGCTGCCGCGCTTGACCCAGCGCCTTGAGCTGAGGATCGTTGGCAGCTGA
- the ruvX gene encoding Holliday junction resolvase RuvX, protein MAAERIGRWLAVDLGDRRIGVAVSDELGLIATPLAVLPARGRRVDIPALLALAEREGVVGIVVGLPIRDDGARTEQTAKAERFARRLAAATALPVCLHDERYTTWEAQQRRLGRRRGPDDAEAAAVLLESFLADRQFLKAGG, encoded by the coding sequence TTGGCAGCTGAACGGATTGGCCGCTGGCTGGCAGTGGACCTTGGCGACCGCCGCATCGGCGTGGCGGTATCGGACGAGCTCGGGCTGATCGCCACCCCGCTGGCGGTCCTGCCGGCGCGCGGCCGGCGCGTCGACATCCCCGCTCTCCTCGCTCTCGCCGAACGCGAGGGCGTCGTCGGCATCGTTGTCGGGCTTCCCATCCGCGATGACGGAGCGCGCACCGAGCAGACGGCGAAAGCGGAGCGGTTTGCGCGCCGCTTGGCTGCGGCAACCGCGCTCCCCGTCTGTTTGCACGACGAGCGCTACACCACCTGGGAGGCGCAGCAGCGCCGTCTCGGGCGGCGGCGCGGCCCGGACGATGCCGAGGCGGCGGCGGTGCTGCTGGAGAGCTTTCTTGCCGACCGACAGTTTCTCAAGGCAGGAGGGTGA
- the mltG gene encoding endolytic transglycosylase MltG — protein sequence MGRVIAGGIVIAALSFCACLAAALGPLLASEAGRSAVIDLLDRPAALDPTPIAFTVEPGDDAGTIARRLKEQGLIGDERLFRYLASATGLGVAIQVGQYELRRDMTSRAILEKLARGEVLLRTFTVPEGWQALQIVEGLEKQGVGDRAALSAALAQLTASPPPGTLAAARPPGQSLEGYLFPETYRLARDATPIEALTLMLRQLDEAFTPELRAAVAARGLTPHQALTLASIVEREAVKAEEQPIIAAVFLNRLRLGMPLQADPTVQFALALDPVRRARDGYWKKDLTVEDLAIDSPYNTYRVPGLPPGPICSPGLGALRAVAKPAEVDYLYFVARPDGSHAFARTLAEHNANVARYQR from the coding sequence ATGGGGCGCGTCATCGCTGGCGGCATTGTGATCGCGGCGCTCTCCTTCTGCGCGTGCCTAGCGGCAGCGCTGGGGCCGCTGCTTGCGAGTGAGGCAGGGCGCAGCGCGGTTATCGACCTGCTCGACCGCCCGGCAGCGCTCGACCCGACCCCGATCGCGTTCACCGTCGAGCCGGGGGACGACGCTGGCACCATCGCGCGCCGGCTGAAGGAGCAGGGGCTGATTGGGGATGAGCGGCTCTTCCGCTATCTTGCGAGCGCGACCGGACTTGGCGTCGCGATCCAAGTCGGCCAGTATGAACTGCGGCGCGACATGACAAGCCGCGCCATCCTCGAAAAGCTCGCTCGCGGCGAGGTCCTGCTTCGCACGTTTACGGTGCCGGAGGGATGGCAGGCGCTCCAAATCGTAGAAGGGCTCGAAAAGCAGGGGGTCGGCGACCGCGCAGCGCTGTCAGCGGCCCTTGCCCAGCTCACGGCCTCCCCGCCGCCGGGAACGCTCGCGGCTGCCCGCCCGCCCGGTCAGTCGCTCGAAGGCTATCTCTTTCCTGAGACCTATCGCCTCGCGCGCGATGCAACGCCCATCGAGGCGCTCACGCTCATGCTGCGCCAGTTGGACGAAGCGTTTACGCCGGAGCTGCGCGCTGCGGTCGCGGCGCGCGGGCTCACGCCGCATCAGGCACTGACGCTCGCGTCGATTGTCGAACGCGAGGCGGTGAAGGCGGAGGAGCAGCCGATCATTGCCGCCGTCTTCCTGAACCGGCTGCGTCTCGGCATGCCCTTGCAGGCCGACCCGACGGTTCAATTCGCGCTTGCGCTCGACCCGGTCCGGCGTGCTCGCGACGGCTACTGGAAGAAGGACCTGACGGTCGAGGACCTCGCGATCGACTCCCCCTACAACACCTATCGCGTGCCGGGGTTGCCCCCCGGGCCGATCTGCAGCCCGGGGCTGGGAGCGCTGCGCGCAGTGGCGAAGCCGGCCGAGGTCGACTACCTCTACTTCGTCGCGCGCCCGGATGGCTCCCATGCCTTCGCCCGCACCCTCGCTGAGCACAATGCGAACGTTGCGCGCTATCAACGGTAG
- a CDS encoding cobyrinate a,c-diamide synthase: MRTVPRIVLAAPSSGAGKTTVALVAITALRRAGERVQPFKAGPDYIDPSHLGAAAGRTPYNLDTWFLTPSQTRGLFAEAMRGATIAVVEGVMGMFDGRAGAGSAGSTADLAAALNAPVLLVVDASGMASSIAAVAHGFAAFDRRVQVGGVIANRVGSERHADLLREALAAVGLPLVGWLPNDPQLHLPERHLGLILAGEMAIPEEALRAAGRHLDVAALVRLARSAGPLPPAAAVFPEPQPPRVRIGWAEDAAFQFAYPETRELLRRLGAEIVPFSPLADAQLPAVDALYFGGGYPELHAEALAANRPMREAIRAFPGPIVAECGGYMYLAQALVIGDRRAAMVGLLPGQAVLADRPVLGYREVIALRESPVALPGWRLRGHEFHYARMEGSPLPAWRLAGSEAVEGFSSGRVLGSFVHLYLLAHQEAAARFVAAAEQGSAARAANA; encoded by the coding sequence ATGCGCACCGTTCCCCGCATCGTCCTCGCGGCCCCAAGCTCCGGCGCCGGCAAAACGACGGTCGCTCTCGTCGCGATCACGGCGCTTCGCCGCGCCGGCGAGCGCGTCCAGCCGTTCAAGGCGGGGCCAGACTATATCGACCCCTCCCATCTTGGCGCAGCGGCAGGGCGGACGCCGTACAACCTCGATACCTGGTTTCTCACCCCCAGCCAGACGCGGGGACTGTTTGCCGAGGCGATGCGCGGGGCGACCATCGCCGTCGTGGAGGGGGTGATGGGCATGTTCGACGGCCGCGCCGGCGCCGGGAGCGCGGGGTCGACGGCGGACCTTGCCGCCGCTCTCAACGCGCCCGTCCTGCTCGTCGTCGACGCGAGCGGGATGGCAAGCAGCATCGCGGCCGTGGCGCACGGCTTTGCCGCCTTCGACCGGCGGGTGCAGGTCGGCGGCGTCATCGCGAACCGGGTCGGCTCGGAGCGGCACGCCGACCTGCTGCGCGAGGCGCTGGCAGCGGTCGGCCTGCCGCTCGTCGGCTGGCTGCCAAACGACCCCCAGCTCCATCTGCCGGAGCGCCATCTCGGGCTTATCTTGGCCGGCGAAATGGCGATCCCGGAAGAGGCGCTGCGTGCGGCAGGCCGCCACCTCGACGTTGCGGCTCTCGTGCGTCTCGCCCGGAGCGCCGGCCCCCTGCCCCCGGCGGCGGCGGTCTTTCCAGAGCCGCAGCCGCCGCGCGTCCGGATCGGCTGGGCCGAGGATGCTGCGTTCCAATTTGCCTACCCCGAGACGCGGGAGCTGCTGCGCCGGCTTGGCGCCGAGATCGTGCCGTTCAGCCCCCTTGCCGACGCGCAGCTGCCGGCGGTCGATGCGCTCTACTTCGGAGGCGGCTATCCCGAACTGCATGCCGAGGCGCTCGCGGCCAATCGGCCGATGCGCGAAGCGATCCGCGCCTTCCCCGGACCGATTGTGGCCGAGTGCGGCGGCTATATGTACCTTGCCCAAGCCCTCGTCATTGGGGACCGACGCGCTGCGATGGTGGGGCTCCTGCCCGGTCAGGCCGTCCTCGCCGACCGTCCCGTCCTCGGCTATCGGGAGGTCATCGCGCTCCGGGAGAGCCCGGTAGCGCTGCCCGGCTGGCGGCTGCGCGGCCACGAGTTTCACTACGCGCGCATGGAGGGAAGCCCCCTGCCGGCCTGGCGTCTCGCCGGAAGCGAGGCTGTCGAAGGCTTCAGCAGCGGACGGGTCCTCGGCAGCTTCGTTCATCTCTATCTGCTGGCGCATCAGGAAGCGGCAGCGCGCTTCGTGGCGGCGGCCGAGCAGGGCAGCGCGGCGCGCGCCGCGAACGCATAG
- a CDS encoding DUF6282 family protein: MSDVRRMQRAYAMIRELTLPTTLPVSGQLPGVVDIHVHVGVGLIDPLELGLRATAAGMRAIVFKTPSPTLDLALTVNAALRRLAAGQTPVECIGGVVLETAGPPHAAAARRWLEKGARVVWFATGSSANHRERAHGLPRRTARRSGQYVLKGGALIPEAIEVIETALEFGAALSFGHLSREELVALAREAERRGLTRAFVDHPLNPVMGLAVDDCARLASHGVWLNFTAAELSPMFGVDPAEMGRAIRAAGVDRVVLSSDAGHPTMADPVEAMRMWRAIALWQGFSEREIDQMMVANPARVIGLPEIAPATGG, encoded by the coding sequence ATGAGCGATGTGCGCCGGATGCAGCGCGCCTACGCGATGATCCGGGAGCTGACGCTGCCGACGACGCTGCCGGTGAGCGGGCAGCTGCCGGGCGTGGTGGATATCCACGTCCATGTTGGCGTCGGACTGATCGACCCGCTCGAGCTGGGGCTGCGCGCCACTGCGGCGGGAATGCGCGCAATCGTCTTCAAGACCCCGTCGCCGACCCTCGACCTCGCCCTCACGGTGAATGCGGCGCTGCGTCGCCTCGCCGCCGGCCAGACGCCCGTCGAATGTATCGGCGGCGTCGTGCTCGAAACGGCCGGCCCGCCCCACGCCGCCGCGGCAAGGCGGTGGCTGGAGAAAGGCGCTCGCGTTGTCTGGTTCGCGACCGGCTCGAGCGCCAACCATCGGGAGCGCGCCCATGGCCTGCCCCGGCGGACAGCGCGCCGAAGCGGTCAGTATGTCCTGAAGGGCGGCGCACTGATCCCCGAGGCGATCGAGGTGATCGAGACCGCCCTCGAGTTTGGGGCAGCGCTCTCCTTCGGCCACCTCTCGCGCGAGGAGCTGGTCGCGCTCGCCCGTGAAGCGGAGCGTCGCGGGCTGACGCGGGCATTCGTGGACCATCCGCTCAATCCCGTAATGGGCCTCGCTGTCGACGATTGCGCGCGTCTCGCCAGCCACGGCGTTTGGCTGAATTTCACAGCTGCCGAGCTGTCGCCGATGTTTGGCGTCGACCCCGCCGAGATGGGGCGGGCGATCCGGGCGGCGGGGGTGGACCGGGTCGTGCTCTCCTCCGATGCCGGCCACCCAACGATGGCCGACCCGGTTGAGGCGATGCGCATGTGGCGCGCAATCGCCCTCTGGCAAGGGTTCAGCGAGCGTGAGATCGACCAGATGATGGTGGCGAACCCGGCGCGAGTGATCGGCCTGCCCGAGATTGCCCCCGCCACCGGGGGTTGA
- a CDS encoding LamG domain-containing protein, whose product MAALLLAFPPGFSFAAAERSDALQGQPAERRGGEPGQLPAAVQPASGYALRFFGSGRDGVDRVTVRIDGAGNPANVGGDFTLEFWLKALPGENRSGPCRTGADAWTNGNIIVDRDIFGPGDDGDYGISLFGGVIAFGVAVGSAGASLCGTTRVDDGAWHHVAVTRRRADGRLQLFVDGRLDASVMGPSGSVAYRSGRASSWPNDPYLVLGAEKHDYDPAAYPSFRGWLDELRLSTVVRYAAPFTPPAAPFAPDASTALLFHFDEGPEGPCTGTVVDSAPGGRSAGVCAFGGLSGGGPRYVRDTPFQPANEPPRVVSITRADPNPAAGGSLRFRVLFSAPVEQVDPADFALTVLSGGFASLSVAEVAGADAAYTVTALVGAGAGLVRLDVPASATIVDGAGRPLAGLPFTAGEAYLLPRDRQFAPLALLRGSPAAN is encoded by the coding sequence GTGGCTGCGCTGCTGCTTGCGTTCCCGCCGGGGTTCTCCTTTGCGGCGGCAGAGCGGAGCGACGCCCTGCAGGGGCAGCCGGCAGAGCGCCGGGGAGGCGAACCCGGGCAGCTGCCGGCCGCGGTCCAGCCGGCGTCCGGCTATGCGCTCCGCTTCTTCGGCAGCGGCCGCGACGGGGTCGACCGGGTGACCGTTCGCATCGACGGCGCCGGCAACCCGGCGAACGTGGGCGGCGATTTTACCCTCGAGTTCTGGCTGAAAGCGCTGCCCGGCGAAAATCGCAGCGGGCCCTGCCGCACCGGCGCCGACGCTTGGACGAACGGGAATATCATCGTCGACCGCGATATCTTCGGGCCGGGCGATGACGGCGATTACGGGATTTCGCTCTTCGGCGGCGTGATTGCGTTCGGCGTGGCAGTCGGCTCCGCGGGCGCGTCGCTCTGCGGCACAACCCGGGTCGATGACGGCGCGTGGCATCACGTTGCCGTCACGCGCCGGCGGGCAGACGGCCGCCTCCAATTGTTCGTCGACGGTCGGCTCGATGCGTCGGTCATGGGGCCGTCCGGCTCCGTCGCCTACCGAAGCGGGCGCGCGAGCAGCTGGCCGAACGACCCCTATCTTGTCCTCGGCGCCGAGAAGCACGATTACGACCCGGCGGCCTATCCCTCATTCCGCGGCTGGCTCGATGAGCTGCGGCTCTCGACGGTCGTTCGGTATGCTGCTCCCTTCACGCCGCCGGCCGCGCCCTTCGCGCCGGATGCGAGCACAGCGCTGCTCTTCCATTTCGATGAGGGGCCGGAAGGACCGTGCACCGGAACGGTCGTCGACTCGGCGCCGGGAGGGAGGAGCGCGGGCGTCTGCGCGTTTGGCGGCCTATCGGGAGGCGGCCCGCGCTATGTTCGCGACACGCCGTTCCAGCCGGCAAACGAACCGCCTCGCGTCGTCAGCATCACGCGCGCCGACCCGAATCCTGCGGCCGGCGGCTCGCTCCGGTTTCGTGTCCTCTTTTCCGCGCCGGTCGAGCAGGTCGACCCGGCCGACTTCGCGCTGACGGTGCTGAGCGGCGGGTTTGCGTCGCTCAGCGTTGCTGAGGTGGCTGGCGCGGACGCTGCCTACACGGTTACAGCGCTCGTCGGCGCGGGCGCTGGGCTGGTCCGTCTCGATGTTCCTGCAAGCGCGACGATCGTCGACGGCGCCGGCCGGCCGCTTGCCGGTCTCCCGTTCACCGCCGGCGAGGCGTATCTTCTCCCGCGCGACCGCCAGTTCGCGCCGCTTGCCTTGCTCCGCGGCTCTCCAGCGGCCAACTGA
- a CDS encoding thermonuclease family protein, protein MRFVRRALVFVLALVLLAPQVAFAQEGSWWQTIRIVDGDTLWVAGLGSAIRLAGINAPEPGQRCAAEATELVRQLAFPRVFLEFASPQRDQYGRYRAYVRYLDRDGQLWTIQERLLQAGYATADSGRFRDPRYGNWFAAAEAEAIAAGRGIWGGQCSGRGGIIDPFATSSPPPPPPPPVEPGIVPPLAPFTCPASHPIKLNANSGIYHVPGGAFYNATNPEACARTEADARAAGYRRSLR, encoded by the coding sequence ATGCGTTTCGTTCGCCGTGCGCTGGTCTTTGTCCTCGCTCTTGTCCTCCTTGCGCCGCAGGTGGCATTCGCGCAGGAGGGGAGCTGGTGGCAGACCATCCGCATCGTCGACGGCGACACGCTGTGGGTCGCTGGCCTTGGCAGCGCAATCCGGCTCGCCGGCATCAACGCGCCGGAGCCGGGCCAGCGGTGCGCTGCAGAGGCGACAGAGCTCGTGCGCCAACTCGCATTTCCGAGGGTGTTTCTCGAATTCGCCTCGCCGCAGCGCGACCAGTACGGCCGCTACCGGGCGTACGTGCGCTATCTCGACCGCGACGGCCAACTCTGGACGATCCAAGAGCGGCTGCTGCAGGCGGGCTATGCAACTGCCGACAGCGGCCGGTTCCGCGACCCGCGCTATGGCAACTGGTTCGCTGCCGCGGAGGCGGAGGCCATTGCCGCTGGCCGCGGCATCTGGGGCGGGCAATGCTCAGGCAGGGGCGGCATCATCGATCCATTCGCCACCTCGTCACCGCCGCCGCCTCCTCCGCCGCCGGTTGAGCCGGGCATCGTGCCGCCGCTCGCGCCGTTCACCTGCCCGGCCTCCCATCCCATCAAATTGAACGCCAACAGCGGCATCTATCACGTGCCCGGCGGAGCGTTCTACAACGCCACGAACCCCGAGGCCTGCGCGAGGACCGAGGCTGATGCCCGCGCGGCCGGCTATCGACGAAGCTTGCGTTGA
- the cas6 gene encoding CRISPR system precrRNA processing endoribonuclease RAMP protein Cas6, which translates to MDSVPSERLAAPIWLRFLTPTSFADAIALPGGRRIDRPIVLPDPAKLVEHLGRRWNALFPDRALPADVLAKLGQLAAVARVESLRTLAVPFRSAPWLGLWGRSRSAASRLTPGRGCSLPSCSASAR; encoded by the coding sequence ATGGACTCGGTCCCAAGTGAACGGCTGGCGGCGCCGATCTGGCTGCGTTTCCTCACGCCCACGAGCTTCGCCGACGCCATCGCGCTGCCGGGCGGCCGCCGCATCGACCGCCCGATCGTGCTGCCCGACCCAGCGAAGCTGGTCGAGCATCTCGGCCGGCGCTGGAACGCGCTCTTTCCCGACCGCGCCCTGCCGGCAGACGTGCTCGCCAAGCTCGGCCAGCTTGCGGCTGTGGCGCGAGTGGAATCGCTGCGGACGCTCGCCGTCCCGTTCCGCTCGGCGCCGTGGTTGGGTTTGTGGGGACGGTCGCGTTCCGCTGCCTCTCGCCTGACCCCGGGGCGTGGATGCTCCTTGCCCAGCTGCTCCGCTTCGGCGCGCTAG
- a CDS encoding RAMP superfamily CRISPR-associated protein encodes MIWGTITAETAVLLHDGRSDNPMRFLRLPGGAASIPGSSLKGMIRSVVETVGPGCWWRSDEGQGAGAIPRDFRSCADRSALCPACRLFGFLGAGSDASALLGAAAFLDAIAQQEVRLEPVWVGPFGSPKPQRRAWYFPNGAVAGRKFYCHHVPTFLRSDPGRGKRLEPLGAGSSFRFSARFDNVAEDDWALLLSALVLEPALRHKLGYGKPAGLGSVRIEIDRIEFLPPPGSDGRSQRLLEGDALRQYLDQQTEAFRRRTDPTLTALRRIWGWPPAAGVTYRYPSLQWFRANPAAPLSATR; translated from the coding sequence GTGATCTGGGGGACGATTACCGCCGAAACGGCGGTGCTCCTTCACGATGGCCGCAGCGACAATCCGATGCGCTTCCTGCGCCTGCCCGGCGGGGCGGCGTCCATTCCCGGCAGCAGCCTGAAGGGGATGATCCGGAGCGTCGTTGAGACGGTCGGTCCCGGCTGCTGGTGGCGCAGCGACGAGGGCCAAGGAGCAGGCGCGATCCCGCGCGACTTCCGGTCCTGCGCCGACCGGTCCGCGCTCTGCCCGGCCTGCCGGCTGTTCGGCTTCCTCGGCGCGGGGAGCGACGCTTCCGCCCTCCTCGGCGCCGCCGCCTTTCTCGATGCGATCGCTCAGCAGGAAGTTCGGCTCGAACCGGTCTGGGTCGGCCCATTCGGGTCGCCGAAACCCCAGCGTAGGGCTTGGTATTTCCCGAACGGCGCGGTCGCCGGGCGCAAGTTCTACTGCCACCACGTCCCGACGTTCCTGCGCAGCGACCCCGGCCGCGGGAAGCGGCTCGAGCCGCTTGGGGCGGGCTCGTCGTTCCGCTTTTCCGCCCGGTTCGACAATGTCGCCGAGGACGACTGGGCACTGCTGCTCTCTGCGCTCGTGCTCGAGCCGGCTCTCCGCCATAAGCTCGGCTACGGCAAACCCGCGGGCTTGGGCTCGGTCCGGATCGAGATCGACCGCATCGAATTCCTTCCGCCGCCTGGGAGCGACGGCCGGTCGCAGCGGCTCCTCGAAGGCGACGCTTTGCGGCAGTATCTCGACCAGCAGACTGAAGCGTTCCGGCGGCGCACTGATCCGACGCTCACTGCGCTGCGCCGAATTTGGGGATGGCCGCCCGCGGCCGGCGTCACCTATCGCTATCCCTCGCTGCAGTGGTTCCGCGCCAACCCGGCCGCTCCCCTCTCCGCGACGCGCTAG
- a CDS encoding MEDS domain-containing protein, protein MRADGVTQYGAVPRLRGRAPAPGDLLCAIVDSPEDQLAATVAFLSDGLARGERGVLLADRRFVDHVWAALPSSPAVAMERQPVEPVTNRDYVLREWTFDSDTAVALAERAVEAARAAGYAGARICVDMTWALRPTGSPEQIGRFAEGLGAVLAKRAAVALLLYDRVRFPPHALEAALRAHPLIVRSGCIVPNHYFVPLPDRRNARRSVDRMLLSLDRLVDSASSALLLSAVLDALPQGVVLSDAGGVIRLINRAAAALLASAPERLIGAPLPALFAESAPPDGWPASPGPDRRNLRLRRGDGSALWTRAVAQRLDDGAGGFVLALDPLPQTQPTPLAPGSASGRAPASPLLVVSGDPTLSEALALQLIAEGYSVLVAESAGEAAELLGSAPIEMAIVDFDPFSDSGETIRALRAGCPTLPIILLVSQFAQRDGDPAVARMVSAVVPKPFSRAELRRVVRRLMGEQDAAPPEDIPTPASP, encoded by the coding sequence GTGAGAGCAGACGGTGTGACGCAGTACGGCGCAGTTCCCCGCTTGCGCGGCAGAGCGCCCGCGCCGGGCGACCTGCTCTGCGCGATCGTTGACAGCCCAGAGGACCAGCTTGCCGCAACGGTGGCATTCCTTAGCGACGGGCTCGCGCGGGGCGAACGCGGGGTCCTGCTCGCCGACCGCCGTTTCGTCGACCACGTGTGGGCGGCGCTGCCCAGTTCGCCGGCAGTGGCGATGGAGCGGCAGCCGGTCGAGCCGGTGACGAACCGCGACTACGTCCTCCGAGAGTGGACCTTCGACTCCGACACGGCGGTCGCGCTTGCCGAGCGAGCAGTGGAGGCGGCGCGCGCAGCGGGCTATGCCGGGGCGCGAATCTGCGTCGATATGACATGGGCGCTCCGCCCCACCGGCAGCCCGGAGCAGATCGGCCGCTTTGCCGAGGGACTGGGGGCCGTGCTCGCGAAGCGCGCAGCCGTTGCGCTGCTCCTCTACGACCGGGTGCGCTTTCCTCCGCACGCTCTTGAAGCTGCGCTGCGAGCGCATCCGCTCATTGTCCGGAGCGGGTGCATTGTGCCGAACCACTACTTTGTTCCCCTGCCGGATCGCCGAAACGCCCGCCGATCCGTCGACCGGATGCTCCTGTCGCTTGACCGTCTCGTCGACTCGGCCTCCAGCGCGCTGTTGCTGTCTGCCGTCCTCGACGCGCTGCCCCAGGGGGTCGTGCTGAGCGACGCCGGCGGCGTGATCCGGTTGATTAATCGGGCAGCAGCAGCCCTCCTCGCGAGCGCGCCAGAGCGGCTCATCGGCGCTCCGCTCCCTGCGCTCTTTGCGGAAAGCGCTCCGCCGGACGGCTGGCCAGCGTCGCCTGGTCCGGACCGCCGCAACCTGCGCTTACGCCGCGGCGACGGGAGCGCGCTCTGGACGCGCGCAGTGGCCCAACGCCTCGATGACGGCGCGGGGGGATTCGTTCTCGCGCTCGACCCCCTGCCGCAGACCCAGCCGACGCCGCTCGCGCCGGGCAGCGCGTCCGGGCGCGCTCCTGCTTCTCCTCTCCTCGTTGTCAGCGGAGACCCGACACTGAGCGAGGCGCTCGCGCTTCAGCTGATCGCGGAGGGATACAGCGTGCTCGTCGCCGAGTCCGCCGGCGAAGCGGCCGAGCTGCTGGGGTCTGCTCCGATCGAAATGGCCATCGTCGACTTCGATCCCTTCAGCGACAGCGGCGAGACGATCCGCGCCTTGCGCGCCGGCTGCCCGACGCTGCCGATCATTCTCCTCGTGAGCCAGTTCGCGCAGCGCGACGGCGACCCGGCGGTGGCGAGAATGGTCAGCGCGGTGGTGCCGAAGCCGTTCTCGCGGGCAGAACTGCGGCGGGTGGTGCGCCGCCTTATGGGCGAGCAGGACGCAGCCCCGCCGGAGGACATACCGACGCCTGCTTCGCCCTAG